The Cryobacterium sp. SO1 genomic sequence TACGGCATTGTATTCAGCAATCGATGCTGCCTTAGCCGCTTCTGCCTCAGGCGAATAGGCGTAACCGTTTCGGATGTTGTCGGGGATCTCCAACGTGTCAAAGTCAATCCCGAGGAGAACGTTCTTTGCGGCCAGGAAGGACGGGTCGTCGTCCGCCACCCCCTCCTCGGGAAGCACAACCACCCCTGCAACACAGGTGTCGCCGTTAGCGTTGGTGTGTTGGAGAGACTGGTCCGGTGTGAACCCTAACCATTCGAGCAGCGGCTCAGACGCAAAAGCCGCGGTTGTCCCTCCGAGAAGTACAACGGATAGAACTGTTCCTCCGACCAGCCACCGCTTGTGACGCTGGCGCCCGGGGCGCGCTGCAGAGATCACCTCTTCGAGAGCAACGTTGAGCTGGTCACCTCGAGGGATAGTCGAAGGCGCTGAAGCGTTCAGCCGTTCGAAAAGCGTTTCGTCGTCCATGTGCGGCTCCCATCAGTGACTCTCTTAATCTCTACATGTCCGCTGATACGTGAAACGTCCGACAGAAGCGCTGTCCTTACGGATTCCTAAGCTGGAGGTATTTCATCTGCAGGGTTAGGACCCGACCGTCTCAGAAGCCTACGGAAACGAGTCAGGTCAAGATGATGGCATTCCACCCGAGCTTCTTCGCCCCAGAACTCATGAATGGAGAAAACTTCCAATCCCTGCGCTCTCCACTCACATCTGTCTCGTATCCCTAAGGATGCGAGACAGCTCAGGATGTGAGACAAGTCAGGACAAGTCATCGATCCCTCGTCGCATCCACGGCGATACCCGATGTCTCGTATCCCATGGGTTATGAGGCGCTTACGTTACGAGACACATGCACAGCAGGCTGCGGTGTTCGACGCTCCCTCTCGGCGGAATCCTTCGAGGTCACGTCCCGCTGAGTGGTGGAATTTCTCAACACCGTGCGGGTCAGTGGTTCTAGTCTAGGCGGCGGCGAGTTCTGGGAGGATCACCGCCTCGTCGATGACCTCGATGGGATTGTTCATGGTGGCCAGCTCGAGCATCGAGGCCTCGGAGAAGTAGCGTCTTTCGCCGGCTTCCCACTCGTCGTGCTGCTCGATCAACACCGACCCCGCCAAGCGCAGCAGCGCGGCGGCGTTGGGGAACACGCCGACGACGTCGGTGCGGCGTTTGATCTCCTTGTTCACCCGTTCCAACGGATTAGTGGACCAGATCTGGCGCCAGTGCCGCCGCGGGAACGCGGCGAAGGCGAGCAGGTCGGGTTGCGCGTCGACGAGCATCGCGGCGACCTTCGGGTGCGACCGACTGAGCATCGTGGTGACCTCGCGGAACTGCTTCTCGATGTGCTCACGGTCGGGTTGGGCGAAGATGGTGCGGATGATCGAGGCCACCATGTCCTGGGATCCTTTCGGGATCACGGCGAGGACGTTGCGCATGAAATGGACTCGGCATCTCTGCCACCCGGCGCCTTGGAACACGGTGCTGATGGCCTTCTTGAGCCCGGTGTGGGCGTCAGACATGACCAGCTTGACCCCGTCGAGACCGCGGGTCTTGAGCGACCGTAGAAACGACGTCCAGAAGCCCTCATTCTCGCTGTCACCCACGTCGAAGCCCAGTACTTCCCGGCGGCCGTCGGCGGCGACCCCGACCGCGACGACGATGGCTTGGGACACGATCCGGTGGCCGACCCGGGCTTTGCAGTAGGTGGCATCGAGGAACACGTAGGGGAAGTCCTGGGCGGCCAAGGTGCGGTCGCGGAACTCGGCCACCTCCGCGTCCAGGCCCGCGCAAATCCGAGACACCTCGGACTTGGAGATCCCGGTGTCCGCGCCGAGGGCCTTGACCAGGTCGTCGACTTTGCGGGTTGAGACGCCGTGGACGTAGGCCTCCATCACGACCGCGAACAACGCCTGGTCGACCCGTCGGCGCCGCTCGAGCAGGGCAGGGAAGAACGACCCGGCACGGAGCTTCGGGATCTTCAGGTCGAGGTCGCCGGCGGTGGTCGTCAACGTCCTGGATCGGGTGCCGTTGCGGTGGGTGGTGCGGTCGCCGGAGCGCTCGAACGGGGCGGCGCCGATGAACGCGGTCGCTTCCGCATCGATCAGTTCCTGGTAGAGCTTTTCGGTCGCGGATCGGATGCGATCGGTGACATCGGTGAGTTTGAGTTCTCCCAGCAGGTCGAGCAGGGCAGACTGGTCTAGAGCCATCGTGGTTTGTGTCTTTCTGTGAGTAGCTTTGATCGGTTCTCACTGACCATCCCACGGTGGCTCTTCACGTTGACGAAGCAACACTCAAGAGCGGGAAACCACACCACTCACGGGGACGTAACCTCCTTCGATCACATGACGCATCGACTGAACCCTGGATTTCCATCCACCCTAAAGTCCCCTCCTCGTCTCGAGATATTGCCGTGCAACGCGATCACTTTCTCTGTTGTCGTTAAGATTCGGGAGGGACCGGACATGTACAAGTAGGGCGTAGTACTCATGCACGGTAGGGGACAGATGGAACACGACGTAGACGAAGCACTGGATCGGGCGAACCCTTTTCCGAGCGATCCCGACTCTGATGTGAAGCAATTCACCCAGCGTCTCGCGGTATCGATCGCGGCCGTGGACCATCCGGCCCGGCAGCGTCGGCGGCGCCGAAATGTTGCCATCGGTTTTAGCTTGGGCGTCGTGCTCGTCGCAGGCACTGGGGCTTCGGCCATCCCGACAATCCTCGAATGGGCTCCCTGGGAGCCGGACATTATGATCGAACGCGAATTCTCAGTTGCTAGTGGGGGCGGGAATGCGAAGTGCGTCGAGGTGATGCGGGTTGACCCGGATTATGAAACGGCTGACGAGAACGTTGACCGGAACGTCGCTCAGGCGCGGGCGTTTCTCCAGGACAACGATTGGTCGTACATCTCAGTAGACCTCGATGACCTGTCAGCATATGACCGGAAAACCCAGGAGAGGCAGGGGCTGTCCGAAGGGACCATGCTGGCGATGATGGTTCATGACGAGGTCGTGGCCGAGTTCCAACGTCACAACCAGCTTGGTGTCGGGGTCACTCTTTCGGGCTTTGGCCGTTGCGACGATGGCATCGCCCAGTGAGTCGCGCCGAGGACGCGCAGCGACTACAGCAGCTCCATGATCAGATTGGAGCGGATCTTCTTGGCTACTTCGCTCGGAGGGTGGAGCCACGGGAGGACGCTGCGGACTTACTGTCTGAAACTCTGATGGTCACCTGGCGGCGGTTGGACCGGGTGCCGGCCGACGACGAAGGCGCGCGGATGTGGATGTTCGCCACCGCCCGGCGAGTACTCGCGAACTGGAGCCGAGGCCAGCGCCGCAGAAATGCACTGAGTTACGACCTGCGAGAGCATCTGGCCACGGTCGCACTGCCTGTGGCCAACGACCAGGCGCTCGACGTCAGGCAGGCAGTCTCGGCGCTTCCGCGCAACCAACGCGAACTGATCATGCTGGTGCACTGGGACGGCTTCACCATTCCCGCTGCAGCCCAGCTGCTGAAGACAACTGTGTCCACCGCACGCGGCCGGTACCAACGGGCAAAGATAACGCTGAAGGCAGCCCTCTCCAACACCGCCGCCCCCACATCAAAGACATCGACTGCGAAAGTGAAAACTTCATGAGCGACCCACGCCGGACCCTTCTCATCGCGATGGCTATTGTGTCGGCGGGCTGTTCTCTGACCGGATGCGCAGCCATGCCCTCGTCAACTGCACAGTCGCCCAGCACCCGGCAGTCCACACCAACCCCCACGGACTCCACGCCGGCTCCGGTGAACTGGCCAAAGGTCGACGAGTCAGGGGTAGGTCCTACGACAATCACGGTACAGAATCCCTCTCCGGATGCGGCGTATCTCATGGCGCAATTCCAATGGACGGAAGGAGAAGGAAGCGTGGAGCTTGTCGAAGATCCCACCATTTTCATGAGTGGTAGTGACGGTGGCAACGGCGGCTATCAGATGACCCTACCCACGGAATCTGAGGAATACACCTTCAAGATCGACGTCGGGCCGGACACTACTTTTTCCTTCTCCGGTACCTTCATCACGGGAGAATGACGAAAACACGGGAGAGGCGTTGTGCCGAGATTCTCCTCAACCAGGCCGACACGAACCCTACATTGTGAACAGACGCGGGGAGCTCGTCGTTTCGCACCTCACTGCGGCCGCGGTTGTTGTTGCGGTCCTGCCCTCAGTTTTGGCAGCAGGGCAGGCCTCGTCGCTTCTGGCGAATGCCATCCTGGGGGCCGATGAAACCGTCATAGTTCAGGAGGCGCTGATCTACGTAGTCTTTACGGTCGCGGTGGGAGCAGTCCTAGCTGGACTGACCTCCGTTCGGTTCAACGAAAGCCGACGGCGGATTTGCGCCCGATGGGGAATGATGACTGCGATCAGCGGCCTGTCGATATTTCTAGTGCTCTTCGGATACCTCACGCTCAGTTTCCTCCAGGTTGAAGCAGCGGAGCCCCTGACTCAGAGGCAGCTCCTCGCGCAGTGCGGACGAAATTCGTTGCCGGCCATAACGTGCCTTACCTACATCGCTGCGCTGGCCTGGGGCCTTTCTCGCCCGCGAAAACGTTGAGGCCGCGCCGAGGCTTGGTCTCCTGGCCGCCAGCGCCGCCGTCCTGCGCATGCTCGCTGAGAGTGCGTGAGCTGTCTCGTAACCCTACCGATGCGAGACAGGTTCAGATGCGAGACAAATGGCTTGCATCTCGTCACCGCACAGACGGTCTCCTTTGTCTCGTATCGCATGGGTTTTGCGACACTTCGGTTACGAGACACTGGCAGGCCCCAAGTCAAGTCGGCCGACGCCAGTATCGCCCCCAAGCAGAAGGTCTACCGCGTTCCTGGACCCACAGTTTCCGCGGCTTCGATGATGAGGTCTCGGATCGAGTCGTCGAAGTCTTCGAGGTGGCGAAGGCTGTATCGATGCATGGTGACTTTCTTCGAGGTTGAGAAAGATGTCCTCGGCTTGGGATTGGTGACGGTGCGCTGTAGTTCGATACCGATCTCGAGGTAGTGGCTTTTGATGTATGCGGAGGTGAAAGACCGCTTGCGTGCATAGGTGACATCGGCCGAATGAATCCGTTCCTCGACATCGGGAACCCTCTGGCAGAAGTCACGAAAGGCCTGGATCTTGGCGAGATCGGCGTCGTCGAGTCCGTCGGTGAACTCTTCCCAGTGTGCAGTGGCCATCCCTCGATTGTAGAAGGCACATCCAATGAATGCCATCGTGATTATTCGGCTGCATCTCCGCGGTCAGGGTTGAGGGCCGCCACAAGCTTGTGCATGGCGGACGCGGCGGATTCTGACGCAGTTGGGCCGAGAGCGGCAAGGCTCGACATTAGAGCTGCCACCTCCGCAATATCGAACGAGAGATCCGCTCGACGGATCAGGCTGGGGAGGCGTGCGCCTCCGCGTCGACCAGCTCGCACGTCGATAGGAACACCCGAATGACGAAGTCGTTCAACATCACGCGCGATCGTGCGGTGGGAGACGCCGAACCAATCACCGAGCTCCCGAAACGAGACACGCTCGCCACGGCGGTGCAACATCTCGACGAGTTGCTGATGTCGCTCCACACGACGCAACACCAGATGGTTGTCGCGCGAGGCAGCTGAAGCAATCACACTAGCGATACGAAACCTCTCTGAAAATACGACAACGGCTTGTCCTGGTTGATTGCTAGCCTAGCCTCATGAACGCTGACACGGTTGCTCACGACTTCTTCGACACGTATGCACGCGCCCTCGTCGCCCGCGACGCCAACGCAGTGAGCAGGCTGTACGCCACACCCGCCCTGATTCTATTTCCGGGGCAGTCCATCGCGGTTTCCGAACCCAGCCAAACCGCCGAGTTCTTCCTCCAAGCGTGGGAACAGTACGACGGAATCAAACACACCGCCACCGACATCAACGTGGTCGCTCAGACTCGACACAGTGTGTGTGGGGTGACGTCACTTGGCATCACGACAACGACACCACCGAACGGATGATGTACCAACTGGTCGATTCGAAATACGGGTGGAGAATTGCAGTTTTAACCCCGTTGGACGAATAGCTCCTTGAGCTTGAAGGTTCCCGTCACCAGTTGCGCGCTTGTCGCTGCAAGCACTGCCCGCGAGTGGGACAGCCATCGAGCACATTCCCGCTTACGCAGGGATTTTGTTGATTACTGTTCGGAGGATCGCCGGTTAGGTTGCCTGACATCAGGCCCTATGGCCAGGCGTCATACACATGAACTCGAGCACGGTACTTGGCTATCTCGGCGTCTCGAAACCCTACCGATACGAGACAGGTGAGGATGCGAGACAAATCAGCTAGCCGCTCGTCGTGTGACAGGTGATCCCTTACGTCTCATATCCCATGGGTTTTGAACCACATCGGTTTTGCGACACATTCATGAAGTCTGAGGTGCTCGGCCGGGTAATCCGGCTGGCTCACGAGGGGTGATGTGCGAGTTGCTGACGCGGTCAGTTCTCCGAGTTCCAAGCGATCTTGATCGCAGTGATAAGTTCCTCGAGATCGGTGTCCTGGCGCCGGATATTTCGAACGAAGTCCGCGGCGGCGTGGGTTAGGTCAATGCGAGTTGTTTGCCCGTCACGGACCACTGTGCCTTGTGAGCGGTGGGTACTGACGAGCCCGGCTTCTTCGAGCTCTCGATAGGCGCGAGCGACTGTCCCAACTGCGACGTGCAGGTCTCCTGCCAGTTGGCGGACGGTGGGCAACCGGCGCCCGCCGGGGAGTCTGCCGGATTGGATTTCGGCGGCCAGTCCGGCCCGGATCTGTTCGAACGGAGGGGTGGGGTCGTCGGCGTCGACGTGAATCATACGCCTGTGGATTTCCGTGAGCTGTCGGCGGCCGCGCGGGGAAGGCGAGTCGCGCCGACGATGGAGAGAAATGCGAGCACGAGCCCGCAAGCAATAACGGGTGCGCTCGTTCCAACCAAGATGATTCCGAACGTATGCGCGATTGCCTCACCGTTTGGGTTGAGCCCCGTTTCGAGAACTTCGGCGTTCAGAAGGGGAAGCCCGGCTGCTCCGAGGAAAACTCCCAAGGTGAGAACCATGGGTGTGCTGGCGATCCGGAGAACGAGACGCACGGCTGCGACCCGAATTGCGGTGTCAGCGTCGACGAGTTCTGACCACGCTGCAGCGGGAGCCGTGATGATGCGGCGCAGTGCCGGCACAATCGTCGCCAACAGAGCAGCGATCAAGATTAGCGTTGGCGCGGCGAACAACCACCCCGGGTACAGGTAGGGGCCGCCTCCGATGCACTCGACTGGGAAGAGCGACGTGCACAGTGAGCGACCGTCTGGTCCGGCCTTGGAGGTGAGCCCGGAAGCGAGCACGACCGCAACAGTAACGCTGAAAAGTGCAACAAACATTCGACGCTGTCCAGCCGACGAGTAGCTGTTCAACCGCCGTTGCTCCAGATCAGCGCCCCGCCGCCGCACAGCGCCATCGATGGTCGGAGTTGGCATCGCCGCGAACACACCCAGCCCGGCAGCTGTTGCAGCAAGTGGACCGACGACAAACGGAACACCCTCGAAAAGAGGATTGAGGATGTGCACGATCACGGCAGTCGCGAACACGATCAGGCCCGACACTGTTGCAGTGGTCGTCCGCAGCACGCTCATTCGCCGGGCATAAAGAAGAGCCTCCGGACGCGCCGGAATAAGAAATGCAGCGACCAGCCCGCCTGCGATCGTGAGAATCGCCATTGCTGCAATGAAGCACAAGCTGAGCTCTGCTATTCCGAAACTTCCCATTACTTCTCCTTTGTATTGTGAACACGATACAAAGAGGAGAGAGTTTGTGTCAAGTGCACGAGACAAACAAATCACCGAGACGAATGTCCCACAGAGTAGGCAAATCCTGCGTAAGCCGTCCCGATGTTCCGTACCTGTCTCGAAACCCTACCGATGCGAGACAGGTCCAGATGCGAGACAAATGACCTGCAGTTCGTCGCCGCACAGACGGTCTCCTCTGTCTCGGATCGCATGGGTTATGAGGCTCTTGGGTTGTGAGACTCCACGCCCAAGATAGACCCGTGTCGTTCGCGGAGCGATTTGCAGCAGAATCGGCGTCGTGGGAGGACGCCTTGACTAGGTTGGTCCCATGCACTTCGCAGACCGTGAACCGATGGACATTCCTCCGCCGCCGACCGTCGACACCGCAGCCGAGATGTTTGGGGCGCCGGTGATCGGCTTTGTTGCCCAACCCTCCCTTTCCGAACTTGGCGTGGGTACTGTCGGCTCCTCCACAAACGGAGGCGCATCTACCCCGGAATCGGTGGCTATCAGCTACACCTTGTGGAAGAACCCCATAGATCGTGACGATCCCGCCAACCTTGCGGACCTTGGAGAGGAGCACTCACTCGAGCAGGAGCCGAGCAAGCCGCTGCCGGAATGGATGCTGGAATTCCGAAACCTGGCGCGGTACCCATCCCTATGGGAGGCGGTGATGACGACGAGAATCTTCGACACTGAATGGCAAACACCCGAGGCAGTTCTAGTCGCGCA encodes the following:
- a CDS encoding IS256 family transposase, whose amino-acid sequence is MALDQSALLDLLGELKLTDVTDRIRSATEKLYQELIDAEATAFIGAAPFERSGDRTTHRNGTRSRTLTTTAGDLDLKIPKLRAGSFFPALLERRRRVDQALFAVVMEAYVHGVSTRKVDDLVKALGADTGISKSEVSRICAGLDAEVAEFRDRTLAAQDFPYVFLDATYCKARVGHRIVSQAIVVAVGVAADGRREVLGFDVGDSENEGFWTSFLRSLKTRGLDGVKLVMSDAHTGLKKAISTVFQGAGWQRCRVHFMRNVLAVIPKGSQDMVASIIRTIFAQPDREHIEKQFREVTTMLSRSHPKVAAMLVDAQPDLLAFAAFPRRHWRQIWSTNPLERVNKEIKRRTDVVGVFPNAAALLRLAGSVLIEQHDEWEAGERRYFSEASMLELATMNNPIEVIDEAVILPELAAA
- a CDS encoding RNA polymerase sigma factor, encoding MSRAEDAQRLQQLHDQIGADLLGYFARRVEPREDAADLLSETLMVTWRRLDRVPADDEGARMWMFATARRVLANWSRGQRRRNALSYDLREHLATVALPVANDQALDVRQAVSALPRNQRELIMLVHWDGFTIPAAAQLLKTTVSTARGRYQRAKITLKAALSNTAAPTSKTSTAKVKTS
- a CDS encoding DUF5655 domain-containing protein codes for the protein MATAHWEEFTDGLDDADLAKIQAFRDFCQRVPDVEERIHSADVTYARKRSFTSAYIKSHYLEIGIELQRTVTNPKPRTSFSTSKKVTMHRYSLRHLEDFDDSIRDLIIEAAETVGPGTR
- a CDS encoding HTH domain-containing protein — its product is MLHRRGERVSFRELGDWFGVSHRTIARDVERLRHSGVPIDVRAGRRGGARLPSLIRRADLSFDIAEVAALMSSLAALGPTASESAASAMHKLVAALNPDRGDAAE
- a CDS encoding GntR family transcriptional regulator — translated: MIHVDADDPTPPFEQIRAGLAAEIQSGRLPGGRRLPTVRQLAGDLHVAVGTVARAYRELEEAGLVSTHRSQGTVVRDGQTTRIDLTHAAADFVRNIRRQDTDLEELITAIKIAWNSEN